From the genome of Gilliamella sp. wkB7, one region includes:
- the apaH gene encoding bis(5'-nucleosyl)-tetraphosphatase (symmetrical) ApaH — MANLLIGDIHGCYDEFMRLLEKAKFTSSDTLWLTGDLVARGPKSLDVLRFVKQHSKKIRMVLGNHDLHLLSVYAGVTLAKKKDNLDEIINAPDYDELMNWLRKQPLVQIDESLKLIMTHAGISPQWDLELLKKCAHDLNVMLSSDSYPLFLDKMYGNFPDEWSSELQGLDRLRYIANALTRMRFCYEDGRLDFYFKKLPEQAPIKLKPWFLLPSKIPAQYSIAFGHWAALNGKGTPENVYALDTGCCWGGKLTCLRFEDKKYFKKRNIETKN, encoded by the coding sequence ATGGCAAATTTACTCATTGGTGATATTCATGGTTGTTACGATGAATTTATGCGATTACTTGAAAAAGCAAAATTCACATCTTCAGATACTTTATGGTTAACAGGAGATCTTGTTGCCCGAGGACCTAAATCATTAGATGTTTTACGATTTGTGAAGCAACATAGCAAGAAAATTCGTATGGTTTTGGGTAATCATGATTTGCACTTATTATCAGTATATGCTGGTGTTACACTTGCTAAAAAGAAAGATAATCTAGATGAAATCATCAATGCTCCCGATTATGATGAACTTATGAACTGGCTACGTAAACAGCCATTGGTTCAAATTGATGAATCATTAAAATTAATCATGACCCATGCGGGTATTTCCCCACAATGGGATCTTGAATTACTGAAAAAATGCGCTCACGATCTAAATGTTATGCTATCTAGTGATTCATATCCCTTATTTTTAGATAAAATGTATGGTAACTTTCCTGATGAATGGTCATCAGAATTACAAGGATTAGATCGCCTACGGTATATTGCCAATGCACTTACACGTATGCGTTTTTGTTATGAAGATGGCCGGTTAGATTTTTATTTTAAAAAATTACCAGAACAAGCACCAATAAAACTTAAACCTTGGTTTTTATTACCAAGTAAAATACCCGCACAATATAGTATTGCTTTCGGGCATTGGGCTGCATTAAATGGTAAAGGTACACCAGAAAATGTTTATGCACTTGATACTGGATGTTGTTGGGGTGGAAAATTAACATGTTTACGATTTGAAGATAAAAAATATTTCAAAAAACGTAATATTGAAACGAAAAACTAA
- a CDS encoding sulfatase-like hydrolase/transferase encodes MKKLYCFVLINILISSFIAVRFFLVPDVSFSWLGSTFSVFAVLGHFFSLYILFFLICIPTLWLRKYLCHAILAILFSFIQIILYVDTIVFQQYRFHINESVLSMVLSGQVVDFSITTYLLMLVLIVISFCVEYFIIYIIDFKVSKPHSKSKTILLSTLLLIASLFISQFGHMVAFYYAYSPIMVVKEYIPLYRPLTSKKIMNIFDKEGKRKVVYDKDNINATVDYPKNPLVINPENKKLKNIMFIVLDSWRYDTFSNEISPNTFQFVKNNNGVIFNNHYSTGNATRTGIFGLFYGIPGTYWDSFLRGSIPSLFITTLQKENYNIGIFTSAKVTAPEFDRTAFVTIENLRISSKDGSASKRDKQITDDWLEWYKSRDISRPTFSFLFYDAPHAYDFPDDFSVKFKPIGDLNYMTLSNDTDPLPIFNRYKQSVYYDDYLLQNIYDELIKSDSLNDTLLIITGDHSQEMNDNKLGFWGHNGNYTDAQTKVPFIIVGAKDLGDLINNSNKLTNHEDVVPSLMKHYLYVENDIRDYSTGYDLFKPITDRNWLLMSNYSSYAVRTLDNIYFVNRIGISRYMDVHNREVNEAPNYQYIQEAMKNMSYFFSQRKNH; translated from the coding sequence ATGAAAAAATTATATTGTTTTGTTTTAATAAATATCTTAATTTCATCTTTTATTGCAGTACGTTTCTTTTTGGTTCCTGATGTATCATTTTCTTGGCTTGGTAGCACATTTTCAGTGTTTGCTGTACTTGGACATTTTTTTTCATTATATATATTGTTTTTTTTAATCTGCATACCAACACTGTGGTTAAGAAAATATTTATGTCATGCCATTCTAGCTATTTTATTTAGTTTTATTCAAATAATATTATATGTTGATACAATTGTTTTTCAGCAATATCGATTCCATATTAATGAATCAGTTTTATCAATGGTATTATCAGGTCAAGTTGTTGATTTTTCTATAACAACGTATTTGTTAATGTTAGTACTTATTGTCATTTCATTTTGTGTTGAATATTTTATTATCTATATTATTGATTTCAAAGTATCTAAACCTCATAGTAAATCGAAGACAATTTTATTATCCACACTGTTATTAATTGCTTCTTTATTTATTAGCCAGTTTGGACATATGGTTGCTTTTTATTATGCTTATTCTCCAATAATGGTGGTGAAAGAATATATTCCGCTTTATCGTCCATTGACTTCAAAAAAAATCATGAATATTTTTGATAAGGAAGGAAAGCGAAAAGTTGTTTATGATAAAGATAACATTAATGCAACTGTAGATTATCCTAAAAATCCGTTAGTGATTAATCCAGAAAACAAAAAACTTAAAAATATAATGTTTATTGTTTTAGATTCATGGCGATATGATACTTTTAGTAATGAAATCTCCCCAAATACTTTTCAGTTTGTTAAGAATAATAATGGAGTGATCTTTAATAATCATTATTCGACAGGTAATGCAACGCGTACGGGGATTTTTGGTCTTTTTTATGGCATTCCAGGTACTTATTGGGATTCATTTTTACGTGGTAGCATTCCGTCTCTATTTATTACAACTTTACAGAAAGAAAACTATAATATTGGTATTTTTACATCCGCTAAAGTTACTGCACCTGAATTTGATCGAACTGCTTTTGTTACTATTGAAAACTTAAGAATCAGTAGTAAAGATGGCTCAGCATCTAAACGGGATAAACAAATTACTGACGATTGGTTAGAATGGTATAAATCGCGAGATATTTCAAGGCCAACATTTTCTTTTTTATTTTATGATGCACCTCATGCGTATGATTTCCCTGATGATTTCTCAGTTAAATTCAAACCTATTGGTGATCTTAACTATATGACATTGAGCAATGATACAGATCCTTTGCCAATTTTTAATCGTTACAAACAAAGTGTCTATTATGATGATTATTTATTACAAAATATTTATGATGAACTTATTAAATCAGACTCTTTAAATGATACATTGTTAATTATAACAGGTGATCATAGTCAAGAAATGAATGATAATAAACTAGGTTTTTGGGGGCATAATGGCAATTATACTGATGCGCAAACTAAGGTACCTTTTATTATTGTTGGTGCGAAAGATTTAGGCGATTTGATAAATAACAGTAATAAATTAACTAACCATGAAGATGTTGTCCCATCTCTAATGAAGCATTATTTATATGTTGAAAATGATATAAGGGATTATTCTACTGGATATGATTTATTTAAACCTATAACTGATCGTAATTGGTTATTAATGTCTAACTACAGTTCTTATGCTGTCAGAACGCTAGATAATATCTATTTTGTTAATAGAATTGGTATTAGTCGTTATATGGATGTACATAATCGTGAGGTTAACGAGGCACCAAATTACCAATATATTCAAGAAGCGATGAAAAATATGAGTTATTTCTTCAGTCAAAGAAAAAATCATTAA
- the sppA gene encoding signal peptide peptidase SppA codes for MSALSVIKSIWKVINVIRETFLNLIFLVIILLIFGGIGLINEAQKQDTVPQYGSLVLDLEGVIVDNTNYSDEIYALQNKIYGKKINTSRENSLFILTQKIAQATTDPNIKSIILKLDNFVGADLSSLQYVGKYLTKFKEAKKPIYAFGTSYNQSQYYLASYANKIYLTPLGSVNVYGLAANNLYYKTLLDNLKINTHVFRVGTYKSAIEPFIRDNMSEDARNNTTRWLTHMWDNYLNDISTQRKKANSQLVPTPETMLSELRAANGNMAQYALSNGLVDVITSSHQYELEFTDQHEISIYDYQLKSEDEQLVGDNNKSNTPLIAVVFVNGTITNGENSNDVAGSEDIVQQLKEIRNNLDKHNIQAVVLRVNSPGGSVDASEAIRSELEALRSYQIPVVVSMGGMAASGGYWISTESDYIVASPNTITGSIGIFGIISTFENSLSHIGVYSDGVSTSPLAGNNFTKNLPEETNQLIQMNINNGYQTFISLVAKARKMTTEQVDKIGQGQVWLGAEADKIGLIDKLGDFDDAVEIAATLANLTDYKIDWPKPEINWFNALYSDMIAMLPQSTAEILFEHLPEAKQLKQHISLWNNFNDTQNRYIYCLNCADVR; via the coding sequence ATGTCTGCATTATCTGTCATAAAATCTATTTGGAAAGTGATTAATGTAATAAGAGAAACGTTTCTTAATTTGATATTCTTAGTTATTATTTTGCTTATCTTTGGCGGTATTGGCTTAATAAATGAAGCTCAAAAACAAGATACAGTTCCTCAATATGGTTCATTGGTTTTGGATCTTGAAGGTGTTATTGTTGATAACACGAATTACAGTGATGAAATCTATGCTCTACAAAATAAAATTTATGGTAAAAAAATCAATACTTCCCGCGAAAATAGTTTGTTCATATTGACTCAAAAAATTGCCCAAGCAACCACCGATCCAAATATTAAAAGCATTATTTTAAAGTTAGATAATTTTGTTGGTGCCGATCTGAGCTCTTTACAATATGTGGGCAAGTATTTAACCAAATTTAAAGAAGCTAAAAAACCAATTTATGCCTTTGGAACAAGTTATAATCAAAGCCAATATTATTTAGCGAGTTATGCTAATAAAATCTATCTAACACCGCTTGGCTCAGTCAACGTATATGGATTAGCTGCTAACAACTTATACTATAAAACCCTACTTGATAATCTAAAAATTAATACACATGTTTTCAGAGTAGGAACATATAAGTCTGCCATTGAGCCATTTATCCGTGATAACATGTCGGAAGACGCGAGAAATAATACAACTCGTTGGTTAACTCATATGTGGGATAATTATCTTAATGATATCTCAACACAACGAAAAAAAGCCAATTCACAATTAGTACCTACACCTGAAACAATGCTATCAGAATTAAGAGCTGCTAATGGTAATATGGCTCAATATGCATTATCTAATGGCTTAGTTGATGTGATTACTTCAAGTCATCAATATGAATTAGAATTCACTGATCAACATGAAATTAGTATTTACGATTATCAACTCAAATCAGAAGATGAACAATTAGTTGGTGATAATAATAAGAGCAATACGCCACTAATCGCTGTTGTATTTGTCAATGGTACTATCACTAATGGTGAAAATAGTAATGATGTAGCAGGAAGTGAAGACATTGTTCAGCAACTAAAAGAAATTCGTAATAACCTAGATAAGCATAATATACAAGCCGTAGTGTTACGAGTAAATAGCCCTGGGGGTAGTGTTGATGCATCTGAAGCGATTCGTAGTGAATTAGAAGCTTTACGTAGTTATCAAATTCCTGTCGTTGTTTCTATGGGAGGAATGGCTGCATCAGGTGGATACTGGATCTCAACTGAATCTGATTATATTGTTGCAAGTCCAAATACAATTACAGGCTCTATTGGTATCTTCGGTATTATTTCAACATTCGAAAACTCTTTATCTCATATTGGTGTTTATAGTGATGGAGTAAGTACATCACCATTGGCAGGCAATAATTTTACTAAAAACTTGCCTGAAGAAACAAACCAATTAATTCAAATGAACATCAACAATGGCTACCAAACATTTATTTCGCTAGTAGCAAAAGCGCGAAAAATGACAACAGAACAAGTAGATAAAATTGGACAAGGTCAAGTCTGGTTAGGAGCAGAAGCAGACAAAATAGGGCTTATTGATAAATTAGGTGATTTTGATGATGCTGTTGAAATAGCTGCAACATTAGCAAATTTAACTGATTATAAAATTGACTGGCCAAAACCTGAAATAAATTGGTTTAATGCATTATATTCAGATATGATAGCTATGCTACCTCAATCAACAGCTGAGATATTATTTGAACATCTTCCCGAAGCAAAACAGCTAAAACAACATATTTCTTTATGGAATAATTTTAACGATACTCAAAATCGTTATATTTATTGCTTAAATTGTGCTGATGTTCGTTAA
- a CDS encoding Bax inhibitor-1/YccA family protein yields the protein MASFSPNGLINEQAGSRVQTYMSHVYGWMTVGLLLTALVAWFASSNMALIQLLYKGMWVLLIAELALVFVISGMINRLSGAAATTLFMLYSVLNGCTFSIYFLVYTSSSIASVFFITAGMFAALAFYGYTTKRDLSSFGRFLFMGLIGLVIASLVNMFMHSEPLMWAVTYIGVFVFAGLTAYDTQKLKELGDGLPQDDQNIFRRYVILGALQLYLDFINLFIMLLRIFADRR from the coding sequence ATGGCAAGTTTTTCGCCGAATGGTTTGATTAATGAACAAGCTGGCAGTCGTGTTCAAACATATATGAGTCATGTATATGGCTGGATGACTGTTGGTTTATTATTAACAGCTTTAGTTGCTTGGTTTGCATCAAGTAATATGGCACTGATACAATTATTATATAAAGGTATGTGGGTATTGTTAATAGCGGAACTGGCATTAGTTTTCGTTATTTCTGGTATGATTAATCGTCTATCTGGCGCTGCCGCAACGACATTATTTATGCTTTATTCGGTTTTAAATGGTTGTACCTTTTCAATCTATTTTCTAGTTTATACTTCATCGTCAATAGCAAGTGTGTTTTTTATTACTGCAGGTATGTTCGCGGCTTTGGCTTTTTACGGCTATACTACTAAGCGAGATTTGTCTAGTTTTGGTCGTTTCTTATTTATGGGGTTAATTGGATTAGTCATTGCGTCATTAGTGAATATGTTTATGCATAGTGAACCATTGATGTGGGCTGTTACCTATATTGGTGTATTTGTTTTTGCAGGATTAACTGCTTACGATACTCAAAAATTGAAAGAATTAGGTGATGGTTTACCTCAAGACGATCAAAATATATTCAGACGTTATGTTATTTTAGGTGCATTACAACTTTATCTTGATTTCATCAATTTATTTATTATGTTATTAAGAATTTTTGCCGATCGACGATAA
- the rsmA gene encoding 16S rRNA (adenine(1518)-N(6)/adenine(1519)-N(6))-dimethyltransferase RsmA: MNNRVHQGHFARKRFGQNFLHDDYIIESIVAAIQPKADQALVEIGPGLAALTVPVSKYVDHLTVVEIDRDLVSRLIDNPLLNNKLTVIEQDALTFDFNELNQQLGKPLRVFGNLPYNISTPLMFHLFEYANIITDMHFMLQKEVVTRLVAAPNSKDYGRLSVMAQYFCQIIPVLEVPPTSFKPAPKVDSAVVKLIPYKEKPYQVNDVKILSRVTTEAFNQRRKTIRNSLGNMFTAEQLVELNIDPNLRAENITVQQYCQLANAWK; encoded by the coding sequence ATGAATAATCGTGTACACCAAGGGCATTTCGCCCGTAAACGATTCGGACAAAATTTTTTACATGATGACTATATTATTGAAAGCATTGTTGCAGCTATACAGCCTAAAGCAGATCAAGCTCTAGTAGAAATTGGTCCTGGACTAGCTGCATTAACTGTTCCAGTTAGTAAATACGTTGACCATTTGACGGTTGTAGAAATTGATAGAGATTTAGTTAGTAGATTGATTGATAATCCTCTATTAAATAATAAGCTGACCGTTATCGAACAAGATGCTCTGACATTTGACTTTAATGAATTAAATCAACAATTAGGTAAACCATTAAGAGTATTTGGTAACTTACCCTATAATATCTCTACGCCGTTGATGTTCCATTTATTTGAATATGCCAATATCATTACTGATATGCATTTTATGTTACAAAAAGAAGTAGTAACTCGACTTGTCGCGGCACCTAATAGTAAAGATTATGGTAGATTAAGTGTAATGGCACAATATTTTTGCCAAATTATTCCAGTATTAGAAGTACCTCCAACATCATTTAAACCAGCACCAAAAGTTGACTCTGCGGTTGTAAAGTTGATCCCATATAAAGAAAAACCTTATCAAGTAAATGATGTCAAAATACTTTCTCGTGTAACAACTGAAGCATTTAATCAACGCCGAAAAACGATTCGTAACAGTTTAGGCAATATGTTTACAGCCGAACAATTAGTTGAACTCAATATTGATCCAAATTTACGTGCTGAAAATATAACCGTTCAACAATATTGCCAGCTTGCAAACGCATGGAAATAA